A DNA window from Buttiauxella agrestis contains the following coding sequences:
- a CDS encoding LysR family transcriptional regulator, translated as MTFQVKLHQIRAFVAVTQNGSIRGASRALNLSQPALTKAIKELEEGLSARLFIRRSQGVALTECGESFYQHAQLILEELRAAQEDILQRQGQLAGQINIGLGASVSRTLMPPVITAFHQKHPKVKVRIMEGQLVSMINSLRQGELDFTINTYYQGPYDQEFTFERLFEKPFAVFAREGHPAMGATSLKELLHYDWTLPTPRGSYYKQLEEVFQKRSEIPNISVFCETFSACISLIAQSDFLSILPAELGHDPLLAHSLKQINITETLPQATYYLIQRRDVTQAPLTTALINQFRRECR; from the coding sequence GTGACCTTCCAGGTTAAGCTCCACCAGATCCGTGCGTTTGTGGCTGTGACGCAAAATGGCAGCATTCGCGGAGCCAGTCGGGCTTTAAATCTTTCTCAACCCGCGCTCACAAAAGCGATTAAAGAATTAGAAGAAGGGTTATCGGCACGTTTGTTTATTCGGCGCAGCCAGGGCGTGGCGTTGACCGAATGCGGGGAAAGCTTTTACCAACATGCTCAATTAATTCTCGAAGAGTTACGCGCCGCGCAGGAAGATATTTTGCAGCGCCAGGGGCAACTGGCAGGGCAAATCAATATCGGTCTGGGAGCGAGTGTTTCCCGCACGCTGATGCCGCCGGTTATCACCGCGTTTCATCAAAAACACCCGAAAGTAAAAGTACGAATTATGGAAGGGCAACTGGTGTCGATGATTAACTCGCTGCGCCAGGGCGAGCTGGATTTCACCATCAACACCTATTATCAAGGCCCGTATGACCAGGAATTTACCTTTGAGCGGCTGTTCGAAAAGCCTTTTGCGGTATTTGCTCGCGAAGGGCATCCAGCGATGGGCGCGACATCATTAAAAGAGCTGCTGCACTATGACTGGACGCTGCCCACGCCACGCGGCAGCTATTACAAACAACTGGAAGAAGTCTTTCAAAAGCGCTCAGAGATTCCCAATATCAGCGTCTTCTGCGAAACGTTTTCTGCCTGCATTAGCCTTATCGCGCAAAGTGACTTCCTGAGTATCCTGCCCGCCGAATTAGGCCACGACCCGTTGCTGGCACACAGCTTAAAACAGATAAATATTACTGAAACGTTGCCGCAGGCCACCTACTATTTGATTCAGCGGCGTGATGTGACTCAGGCACCGTTAACCACGGCGCTTATCAATCAATTTCGTCGCGAGTGCCGTTAA
- a CDS encoding M20 family metallo-hydrolase — translation MTQIELAVHELAPRMQHWRRDFHHFAESGWLEFRTATLVAETLHQLGYQLALGRDVVDGAARMGLPSPDVLAREEQRALEQGALPQWLKHFSGGFTGIVATLETSRPGPTFAFRVDMDALDLSEMLQPAHRPFAEGFASCNEGMMHACGHDGHTAIGLGLASVLQQFADQLNGTIKLIFQPAEEGTRGARAMVAAGALDNIDYFTAIHIGTGVPSGTVVCGSDNFMATTKFDVQFTGVAAHAGGKPEEGRNALLAAAQTALALHGIAPHSAGASRVNVGVLQAGSGRNVVPASALLKVETRGETNVINDYVFDRAQEIIRGTATMYGIEAQVKLMGAATSSVPSPEWVAFIHQQALEVSGVTDVVDTVKGAAGSEDATLMMARVQEQGGKASYMVFGTELSAGHHNEKFDFDEKVMEVAVSTMARLVLNFPWQRGV, via the coding sequence ATGACGCAAATTGAACTGGCTGTACATGAACTGGCACCGCGCATGCAGCACTGGCGGCGCGATTTTCACCATTTCGCCGAGTCCGGCTGGCTGGAATTTCGCACAGCCACCCTCGTGGCCGAAACGCTGCATCAATTAGGTTATCAGCTGGCGTTAGGCCGGGATGTGGTGGATGGCGCAGCACGCATGGGACTGCCATCGCCAGACGTGCTGGCACGCGAGGAACAACGGGCGCTGGAGCAAGGCGCATTGCCGCAATGGCTAAAGCATTTTTCCGGCGGATTTACCGGGATTGTCGCCACGCTGGAAACAAGTCGCCCAGGCCCAACGTTCGCGTTTCGCGTGGACATGGATGCGCTGGATTTAAGTGAGATGTTGCAACCGGCGCATCGCCCGTTTGCCGAAGGTTTTGCCTCGTGTAACGAAGGAATGATGCATGCCTGCGGACACGACGGGCACACCGCCATTGGCCTCGGCCTTGCCAGCGTTTTGCAACAGTTTGCCGACCAGCTCAACGGCACAATCAAACTCATTTTCCAGCCCGCCGAAGAAGGGACTCGTGGCGCTCGCGCCATGGTTGCGGCAGGTGCGCTCGATAACATCGATTACTTTACGGCGATTCATATTGGCACTGGCGTCCCTTCCGGCACCGTGGTGTGCGGCAGCGATAACTTTATGGCGACCACTAAGTTTGATGTGCAGTTCACTGGCGTCGCCGCACACGCGGGCGGTAAACCAGAAGAAGGTCGTAACGCCCTGCTCGCCGCCGCCCAAACCGCGCTGGCGTTGCACGGTATTGCTCCGCACAGCGCAGGCGCATCACGCGTCAATGTGGGCGTATTGCAGGCAGGCAGCGGGCGCAATGTGGTTCCGGCATCAGCTTTGTTGAAAGTCGAAACCCGTGGCGAAACCAATGTGATCAACGACTATGTGTTTGACCGTGCGCAGGAAATTATTCGCGGCACGGCGACGATGTATGGCATTGAAGCGCAAGTGAAGCTGATGGGTGCGGCAACCAGCAGCGTGCCATCGCCAGAATGGGTGGCGTTTATTCATCAACAGGCGCTTGAAGTGTCTGGAGTCACGGATGTCGTCGATACCGTGAAAGGGGCCGCCGGTTCAGAAGATGCGACGTTGATGATGGCTCGCGTGCAGGAACAAGGCGGTAAAGCGTCTTATATGGTATTCGGCACCGAATTGAGTGCCGGGCATCATAACGAGAAGTTTGATTTTGATGAAAAAGTGATGGAAGTTGCCGTCAGCACTATGGCGCGCCTCGTTCTTAATTTCCCGTGGCAGCGAGGTGTGTAA
- a CDS encoding M20 family metallopeptidase, translating into MRSIYQFVDDAIEAKRGEFTAIADDIWDHPETRFEEHWSAERLACALEAEGFSVERNAGNIETAFVASFGSGKPVIALLGEYDALAGLSQCSGEASPEPLVEDANGHGCGHNLLGTAAFAGAVAVKNWLEQYGCGGTVRFYGCPGEEGGSGKTFMVREGLFDDVDAAVTWHPEAYAGMFSTSSLANIQVAYRFHGIAAHAANSPHLGRSALDAVTLMTTGSNFLNEHIIEKARVHYAITNTGGISPNVVQAQAEVLYLIRAPEMAQAQHIFERINKIAEGAALMTETTVNVRFDKACSNYLPNRQLESVMYEALQALGVPQWSEEELAFAKKIRATLTENDLQNSLNNIANTSNEEGKVFARRHRETLLIDEIAPYQPNDKILPGSTDVGDVSWKVPVAQCFSPCFTVGTPLHTWQLVSQGRTSIAHKGMLHAGKVMAATALQLFISPQTLEACQSELHAQLAERPYQCPIPAGVTPSPLK; encoded by the coding sequence ATGCGTTCAATTTATCAGTTTGTTGATGACGCTATTGAAGCGAAGCGTGGCGAGTTTACCGCCATTGCCGATGATATCTGGGATCATCCAGAAACCCGTTTTGAAGAGCACTGGTCTGCGGAACGTCTGGCTTGCGCGCTGGAGGCTGAAGGTTTTAGCGTCGAACGCAATGCAGGGAATATCGAAACCGCATTTGTGGCAAGTTTTGGTTCGGGCAAGCCCGTTATCGCGCTGCTCGGTGAATACGATGCGCTCGCGGGCTTGAGCCAGTGTTCAGGCGAAGCGTCACCTGAGCCGCTGGTTGAAGATGCTAACGGCCACGGCTGCGGCCACAATTTGCTGGGTACGGCGGCCTTTGCCGGCGCGGTAGCGGTGAAAAACTGGCTTGAACAATATGGCTGCGGCGGCACCGTGCGTTTTTACGGCTGCCCAGGCGAAGAAGGCGGTTCCGGCAAAACGTTTATGGTGCGCGAAGGCTTATTTGACGATGTTGACGCTGCCGTCACCTGGCACCCGGAAGCGTACGCCGGAATGTTTAGCACCAGTTCACTGGCCAATATTCAGGTGGCTTATCGCTTCCACGGAATTGCGGCACATGCCGCAAATTCGCCACACCTTGGCCGCAGCGCGTTAGATGCCGTCACGCTGATGACCACCGGCAGCAACTTCCTCAACGAGCACATAATTGAAAAAGCCCGTGTGCATTACGCCATCACTAATACCGGTGGGATTTCGCCAAACGTGGTGCAGGCGCAAGCCGAAGTGCTGTATTTGATTCGCGCCCCGGAAATGGCGCAGGCACAGCATATTTTCGAGCGCATCAATAAAATTGCCGAAGGCGCTGCGCTGATGACGGAAACCACGGTGAATGTGCGCTTTGATAAAGCCTGTTCGAATTACCTGCCCAACCGCCAGCTTGAAAGCGTGATGTATGAGGCGTTACAGGCGCTTGGCGTGCCGCAATGGAGCGAAGAAGAGCTCGCATTCGCTAAAAAAATCCGCGCCACGCTGACTGAAAACGACCTGCAAAATAGCTTAAATAATATTGCTAATACCTCCAATGAAGAGGGAAAAGTCTTTGCGCGTCGCCACCGTGAAACGTTGTTGATTGACGAAATCGCGCCGTATCAGCCCAATGACAAAATCCTGCCCGGTTCAACGGATGTGGGTGATGTGAGCTGGAAAGTGCCGGTCGCACAATGTTTTAGCCCGTGCTTTACCGTTGGCACTCCGCTGCACACCTGGCAGTTGGTGAGCCAGGGGCGCACTTCCATCGCACACAAAGGAATGTTGCACGCAGGCAAAGTCATGGCTGCGACTGCACTGCAATTATTTATCAGTCCACAGACGCTGGAAGCTTGCCAAAGTGAGTTGCACGCACAACTTGCCGAACGCCCGTACCAGTGCCCGATCCCAGCAGGTGTGACGCCGTCACCTTTAAAATAA